In one window of Pseudooceanicola aestuarii DNA:
- a CDS encoding peptidoglycan-binding domain-containing protein, translating to MFKKPVHVATAAVFLATSPVAGMADNIGAAIVGGIIGGALINEAAKNRRVTRSTTTTRSSSGVSSATRAQNRETQTALNYFGFPAGTPDGVLGRRSREAVSGYQHHMGFPVTGRLQPHEREMLVSFYTRAQLGGADVTRAIQRHPDGVRSLLVSWRDERMGVRTRSAHGGMGYPGLPLEVSDAVDEIAQSTEPSPEQLLQRAGFIQTADLNGDGKNDYVIDTSVTGSTFWCGQTECATMLFTSSGGDSYERHQFQYKRNAQLSNKVEVAMFDCNRTRCELLDPLTQPVPVAAPAPRPAAPAQPPVFAAQQAPAAGLPVFGAAPAATPSLASHCSKVNLMTTGNGGFVTAANLTDPYLALNEQFCLTRTYAIARGEERVRALQGVTQAQVDAQCDGFGPALAGQVAQLGSTPAPAMQGELRKFVLTTNMSVEQMQTTGAVCLYSGYRRDKMEVALGAALLLIGAGETPYAELIAHHLQQGFGTAQSAELAMGWYDVALTALDGGATPVFAVGQSDRASLLRAAVSGGTAAGAMQSVPASASGASLPTFSLE from the coding sequence ATGTTCAAAAAACCTGTTCACGTCGCCACCGCAGCGGTATTTCTGGCGACCAGCCCGGTCGCGGGCATGGCGGACAATATCGGGGCGGCCATCGTCGGCGGCATCATCGGCGGTGCGCTGATCAACGAGGCGGCGAAGAACCGGCGCGTCACCCGCTCCACCACCACCACGCGCAGCAGCAGCGGCGTCAGCTCTGCCACCCGGGCGCAGAATCGCGAGACGCAGACCGCGCTGAATTACTTCGGCTTTCCCGCCGGCACGCCTGACGGCGTGCTGGGCCGCCGCTCGCGGGAGGCGGTTTCGGGCTACCAGCACCACATGGGCTTTCCGGTCACCGGTCGCCTGCAACCGCATGAACGGGAGATGCTGGTCAGTTTCTACACCCGCGCCCAGTTGGGCGGCGCTGACGTGACCCGCGCCATTCAGCGCCATCCCGACGGGGTGCGCAGCCTGCTGGTCTCCTGGCGCGATGAACGGATGGGCGTGCGCACGCGCAGCGCCCATGGCGGCATGGGCTATCCGGGCCTGCCGCTTGAAGTGTCCGACGCCGTCGATGAAATCGCGCAAAGCACCGAACCCTCGCCGGAGCAGCTGTTGCAGCGCGCCGGGTTCATCCAGACGGCTGACCTGAATGGCGACGGCAAGAACGATTACGTCATCGACACCTCGGTCACCGGTTCGACCTTCTGGTGCGGTCAGACCGAATGCGCGACAATGCTGTTCACCTCCTCCGGGGGCGACAGCTACGAGCGTCACCAGTTCCAGTACAAGCGCAACGCCCAGCTGTCGAACAAGGTCGAAGTGGCGATGTTCGACTGCAATCGCACCCGGTGCGAATTGCTGGATCCGTTGACCCAGCCGGTGCCCGTGGCCGCCCCCGCGCCCCGGCCCGCCGCGCCCGCGCAGCCGCCGGTCTTTGCCGCGCAGCAGGCTCCCGCCGCCGGGCTGCCGGTCTTCGGCGCCGCCCCGGCGGCAACACCCTCGCTGGCCAGCCATTGCTCCAAGGTCAACCTGATGACCACCGGCAATGGCGGGTTCGTCACCGCGGCCAACCTGACCGATCCCTACCTGGCCCTGAACGAGCAATTCTGCCTGACCCGCACCTACGCCATCGCCCGCGGGGAGGAACGGGTGCGCGCCCTGCAAGGCGTCACCCAGGCGCAGGTGGACGCGCAATGCGACGGCTTTGGCCCGGCGCTGGCCGGCCAGGTGGCCCAGTTGGGCAGTACCCCGGCCCCCGCGATGCAGGGGGAATTGCGCAAGTTCGTCCTGACAACCAACATGTCGGTGGAGCAGATGCAGACGACCGGTGCGGTCTGCCTTTACTCCGGGTACCGCCGCGACAAGATGGAGGTCGCCCTGGGTGCTGCCCTGCTGCTGATCGGCGCGGGAGAGACGCCCTATGCGGAGCTGATCGCCCATCACCTTCAACAGGGCTTTGGCACCGCGCAATCGGCCGAGCTGGCCATGGGCTGGTATGACGTGGCGCTGACCGCGCTGGATGGCGGGGCCACGCCGGTCTTTGCCGTCGGCCAGTCCGACCGGGCCAGCCTGCTGCGCGCGGCTGTCTCCGGCGGGACCGCAGCCGGGGCCATGCAATCGGTGCCGGCATCGGCCAGCGGCGCATCGCTGCCGACCTTCTCGCTGGAGTGA
- the lipB gene encoding lipoyl(octanoyl) transferase LipB, with amino-acid sequence MTVSPPPEVPASPVPPVPEWHHSPGLTDYVTALAQMEARVDAIIAGTAGELVWLLEHPPLYTAGTSARREDLTDPGRFPVFEARRGGQYTYHGPGQRVVYVMLDLTRRGRDLRAFVQQLEAWVIETLAEFGLRGEIREGRVGVWITRPDRPPLPDGTPAEDKIAAIGIRLRKWVSFHGISINVEPELEHFSGIVPCGIREHGVTSLVDLGLPVSMADLDAALQRSFVRVFG; translated from the coding sequence ATGACCGTCTCCCCGCCCCCCGAAGTCCCTGCTTCCCCGGTCCCGCCCGTGCCCGAATGGCATCATTCCCCCGGTCTGACAGACTACGTCACGGCGTTGGCGCAGATGGAGGCCCGCGTGGATGCCATCATCGCCGGGACCGCCGGGGAACTGGTCTGGCTGCTGGAGCATCCGCCGCTTTATACCGCCGGCACCTCCGCCCGGCGGGAGGATCTGACCGATCCGGGCCGGTTCCCGGTTTTCGAGGCGCGGCGCGGCGGGCAATACACCTATCACGGTCCCGGACAGCGGGTGGTCTACGTGATGCTGGACCTGACGCGGCGCGGGCGCGACCTGCGCGCTTTTGTCCAGCAACTGGAAGCCTGGGTGATTGAAACATTGGCCGAGTTCGGGCTGCGCGGCGAAATTCGGGAAGGGCGCGTCGGGGTCTGGATAACCCGGCCTGACAGACCGCCCCTGCCCGACGGCACCCCCGCCGAGGACAAGATCGCCGCCATCGGCATCCGGTTGCGCAAATGGGTCAGCTTTCACGGCATTTCCATCAATGTCGAACCGGAACTGGAGCATTTCTCCGGCATCGTGCCCTGCGGCATCCGCGAACATGGCGTGACCAGCCTGGTGGACCTGGGCCTGCCTGTCAGCATGGCGGATCTCGACGCCGCGTTGCAGCGCAGCTTTGTCCGGGTCTTCGGCTGA
- a CDS encoding c-type cytochrome, giving the protein MTRLASIAAALLALATPALAESHATGDAAKGEKEFRKCKSCHQIATDDETFVKGGRTGPNLHGVIGRQAASTDFRYGNDLAAAGAAGLVWDTTNLAEYAEDPRAFLRAYLDDSSAKSKMTFKMRKNSQDVAAFLATFSDAPAMEDTARDAQASE; this is encoded by the coding sequence ATGACCCGCCTCGCATCCATCGCCGCAGCCCTTCTGGCCCTCGCCACCCCCGCCCTGGCAGAGAGCCACGCCACCGGCGACGCCGCCAAGGGCGAGAAGGAATTTCGCAAGTGCAAATCCTGCCACCAGATTGCCACCGATGACGAAACCTTCGTCAAGGGCGGGCGCACCGGTCCGAATCTGCATGGCGTGATCGGACGCCAGGCCGCCAGCACCGATTTCCGCTATGGCAACGATCTGGCCGCAGCGGGTGCGGCCGGGCTGGTCTGGGACACCACGAACCTTGCCGAATACGCCGAAGACCCGCGCGCCTTCCTCAGGGCCTATCTGGACGATTCGTCGGCCAAGTCGAAGATGACCTTCAAGATGCGCAAGAATTCCCAGGATGTCGCCGCCTTCTTGGCGACCTTCTCCGACGCGCCCGCGATGGAGGACACGGCCCGGGATGCCCAGGCCAGCGAGTGA
- the ctaD gene encoding cytochrome c oxidase subunit I, whose product MADAAIHGHGHEDNRGFFTRWFMSTNHKDIGILYLIVAAVAGLISVMFTVYMRMELMHPGVQFMCLEGARFFASDAACTPNGHLWNVMITYHGVLMMFFVVIPALFGGFGNYFMPLQIGAPDMAFPRMNNLSFWMYVAGVGLGVASLLAPGGNDQLGSGVGWVLYPPLSTSEAGFSMDLAIFAVHVSGASSILGAINMITTFLNMRAPGMTLFKVPLFSWSIFVTAWLILLALPVLAGAITMLLTDRNFGTTFFQPSGGGDPILYQHILWFFGHPEVYIIILPGFGIISHVIATFSRKPIFGYLPMVLAIIAIGVLGFVVWAHHMYTVGMSLTQQSYFMLATMVIAVPTGVKVFSWIATMWGGSVEFKTPMLWAFGFLFLFTVGGVTGVVLAQAPVDRAYHDTYYVVAHFHYVMSLGAIFAIFAGIYFYFGKMTGRQYPEWAGKLHFWAMFIGANLTFFPQHFLGRQGMPRRYIDYPEGFAVWNYWSSIGAFLSFASFVFFFGVVIYSLTRGAKVTENNYWNEYADTLEWTLPSPPPEHTFETLPKQEDWDKGHAH is encoded by the coding sequence ATGGCGGACGCAGCCATTCACGGCCATGGGCATGAGGACAATCGCGGGTTCTTCACCCGTTGGTTCATGTCCACGAACCACAAGGACATCGGGATTCTCTACCTGATCGTCGCCGCAGTCGCGGGTCTGATCTCGGTGATGTTCACCGTCTACATGCGCATGGAGCTGATGCATCCCGGCGTTCAGTTCATGTGCCTGGAAGGCGCACGTTTCTTCGCCTCCGATGCGGCATGTACACCAAACGGGCACCTCTGGAACGTGATGATCACCTATCACGGTGTCCTCATGATGTTCTTCGTCGTGATCCCTGCCCTCTTCGGCGGGTTCGGCAATTACTTCATGCCGTTGCAGATCGGCGCGCCGGACATGGCGTTCCCGCGGATGAACAACCTGTCGTTCTGGATGTATGTCGCGGGCGTCGGCCTGGGCGTCGCCTCCCTGCTGGCGCCGGGCGGCAATGACCAGCTCGGTTCCGGCGTGGGCTGGGTGCTCTACCCGCCGCTGTCCACGTCCGAGGCGGGCTTCTCCATGGACCTGGCCATCTTCGCGGTCCACGTCTCCGGGGCGTCCTCCATCCTTGGCGCGATCAACATGATCACCACCTTCCTGAACATGCGTGCCCCCGGCATGACCCTGTTCAAGGTGCCCCTGTTCTCCTGGTCGATCTTCGTCACCGCATGGCTGATCCTGCTGGCCCTGCCCGTTCTGGCCGGCGCCATCACCATGCTGCTGACCGACCGGAACTTCGGGACGACGTTCTTCCAGCCCTCCGGCGGCGGTGACCCGATCCTCTACCAGCACATCCTGTGGTTCTTCGGCCACCCGGAGGTGTATATCATCATCCTCCCCGGCTTCGGCATCATCAGCCATGTCATCGCGACCTTCTCCCGGAAGCCGATCTTCGGCTACCTGCCGATGGTCCTGGCCATCATCGCGATCGGCGTGCTGGGCTTTGTCGTCTGGGCGCACCACATGTACACCGTGGGCATGTCCCTGACCCAGCAGAGCTACTTCATGCTGGCCACGATGGTCATCGCAGTACCGACGGGGGTAAAGGTGTTCAGCTGGATCGCCACGATGTGGGGCGGCTCTGTCGAATTCAAGACGCCGATGCTCTGGGCGTTCGGGTTCCTGTTCCTGTTCACCGTGGGCGGCGTGACCGGCGTGGTGCTGGCACAGGCGCCGGTCGACCGGGCCTATCACGACACCTATTATGTCGTGGCGCACTTCCACTATGTGATGTCACTGGGCGCGATCTTCGCCATCTTTGCCGGTATCTACTTCTACTTCGGCAAGATGACCGGTCGCCAATATCCCGAATGGGCCGGCAAGCTGCACTTCTGGGCGATGTTCATCGGGGCCAACCTGACGTTCTTCCCGCAGCACTTCCTGGGCCGTCAGGGGATGCCGCGCCGTTACATCGACTACCCCGAAGGCTTTGCCGTCTGGAACTACTGGTCGTCGATCGGCGCCTTCCTGTCCTTCGCCAGCTTTGTCTTCTTCTTCGGGGTGGTGATCTATTCGCTGACCCGTGGTGCCAAGGTGACGGAGAACAATTACTGGAACGAATATGCCGACACGCTGGAATGGACCCTGCCGTCCCCGCCGCCGGAACATACGTTCGAAACCCTGCCGAAGCAGGAGGATTGGGACAAGGGCCACGCCCATTGA
- a CDS encoding DUF2244 domain-containing protein → MSYRWESAHRLVLQPHRSLPPRGFAMVIGLFFALITLPLLGVLGRAALWGLLPFAMGAVAALWWGLRRSYRDGALREVLTLEAAEITLTRHDPRGEDREWRCNPYWAQVTLHPTGGPVPHYITLHGNGRAVEIGAFLAEGERKALYQDLSERLAEARG, encoded by the coding sequence ATGAGTTACAGATGGGAAAGCGCGCATCGCCTTGTCTTGCAACCGCACCGGTCCCTGCCGCCCCGAGGGTTCGCCATGGTGATCGGGCTGTTCTTTGCCCTGATCACCCTGCCCCTGCTGGGAGTGCTGGGCCGCGCCGCGCTTTGGGGGCTGCTGCCCTTCGCTATGGGTGCGGTGGCGGCGCTGTGGTGGGGACTGCGGCGATCCTACCGCGACGGCGCCTTGCGCGAAGTGCTGACCCTGGAGGCCGCAGAGATCACGCTGACCCGCCACGATCCGCGCGGCGAAGACCGGGAATGGCGCTGCAACCCCTACTGGGCACAGGTCACGCTGCACCCCACCGGTGGACCGGTGCCGCACTACATCACCCTGCATGGCAATGGTCGGGCGGTGGAGATCGGGGCGTTTCTGGCAGAGGGCGAACGCAAAGCCCTTTACCAAGATCTGAGCGAAAGGCTGGCCGAGGCGCGGGGCTGA
- a CDS encoding GatB/YqeY domain-containing protein, translated as MELRERVNVALKQAMKDRATDRLSTLRLINAAIKDRDIAVRAEGREDGVDDAEVLAILGKMVKQRQESARAYEEGGRIDLAEREQAEIAVIEEYLPRQLSDKEVAQAIDTAIAEIGASSIRDMGKVMGALKQRYTGQMDFGSVGGRVKDRLTG; from the coding sequence ATGGAATTGCGCGAACGCGTGAATGTTGCGCTGAAGCAGGCAATGAAGGACCGTGCGACGGACCGGCTGAGCACGCTGCGGCTGATCAATGCCGCGATCAAGGATCGGGACATCGCTGTCAGGGCAGAGGGACGCGAGGATGGCGTCGACGATGCAGAGGTGTTGGCGATTCTCGGCAAGATGGTCAAGCAGCGCCAGGAAAGCGCCCGCGCCTACGAGGAAGGCGGTCGTATCGACCTTGCGGAGCGGGAACAGGCCGAGATCGCGGTGATCGAGGAATACCTGCCTCGCCAATTATCCGACAAGGAAGTGGCCCAGGCCATCGACACGGCCATTGCCGAGATCGGCGCCTCCTCCATCAGGGACATGGGAAAGGTCATGGGCGCGTTGAAGCAGCGGTACACCGGGCAGATGGATTTCGGCAGCGTGGGCGGCCGGGTAAAGGATCGGCTGACGGGCTGA
- the carA gene encoding glutamine-hydrolyzing carbamoyl-phosphate synthase small subunit produces the protein MPMTHGQKPTACLALADGTLFHGRGFGATGVTEAELCFNTAMTGYQEIMTDPSYAGQIVTFTFPHVGNVGVNPEDDETQDPVAAGMVVRWNPTDPSNWRAADTLGAWLAARGRIAIGGIDTRRLTRAIRAQGAPHAALAHDPDGNFDVEALVARARGFAGLEGMDLARDVTCAQSYRWDEMRWAWPEGYTRQQAARHKVVAIDYGAKRNILRCLASAGCDVTVLPATATAEEVLAHAPDGLFLSNGPGDPAATGDYAVPMIRDILDKTEMPVFGICLGHQMLARALGARTVKMNHGHHGANHPVKDIETGKVEITSMNHGFAVDSQSLPDGVMETHVSLFDGSNCGIRMTERPVFSVQYHPEASPGPQDSFYLFERFAAHMNAAAERVDA, from the coding sequence ATGCCGATGACCCATGGCCAGAAACCGACCGCCTGCCTGGCGCTCGCTGACGGGACCCTGTTTCACGGACGCGGCTTCGGCGCCACCGGCGTGACCGAGGCTGAACTGTGTTTCAATACCGCGATGACGGGCTACCAGGAAATCATGACTGACCCGTCCTATGCCGGGCAGATCGTGACCTTCACCTTTCCCCATGTCGGCAATGTCGGCGTGAACCCCGAGGATGACGAAACCCAGGACCCCGTGGCGGCGGGCATGGTGGTGCGCTGGAATCCGACCGATCCGTCCAACTGGCGTGCCGCTGATACGCTGGGCGCCTGGCTCGCCGCACGCGGCCGGATCGCCATCGGCGGCATCGACACTCGGCGTCTGACCCGCGCGATCCGCGCTCAGGGCGCGCCGCATGCCGCGCTTGCCCATGACCCCGACGGCAACTTCGATGTCGAGGCTCTCGTCGCACGCGCCCGCGGCTTTGCCGGGCTGGAAGGCATGGACCTGGCGCGCGACGTGACCTGTGCGCAAAGCTACCGCTGGGACGAAATGCGGTGGGCCTGGCCCGAGGGCTATACCCGCCAGCAGGCCGCCCGGCACAAGGTCGTGGCGATCGATTATGGCGCCAAACGCAACATCCTGCGCTGCCTGGCCTCTGCCGGTTGCGACGTCACCGTTCTGCCCGCCACCGCCACGGCGGAAGAGGTTCTGGCCCATGCCCCCGACGGACTTTTCCTGTCCAACGGGCCGGGTGATCCTGCGGCGACGGGCGATTATGCGGTGCCGATGATTCGCGACATTCTGGACAAGACCGAGATGCCCGTTTTCGGCATCTGCCTTGGCCACCAGATGCTGGCCCGCGCCTTGGGCGCCCGCACGGTCAAGATGAACCACGGCCACCATGGCGCCAACCACCCGGTCAAGGACATCGAGACCGGGAAGGTTGAAATAACGTCGATGAACCATGGCTTTGCCGTCGACAGCCAATCCCTGCCCGACGGCGTGATGGAGACCCATGTGTCCCTGTTCGACGGGTCCAATTGCGGGATCAGGATGACCGAGCGGCCGGTCTTCTCGGTGCAATACCACCCCGAGGCAAGCCCAGGCCCGCAGGACAGTTTCTACCTGTTCGAACGCTTCGCCGCGCATATGAATGCCGCGGCGGAGAGGGTCGACGCGTGA
- a CDS encoding glycosyltransferase family 2 protein has protein sequence MSRDSHGAKRNGSADAVPVTWLAEAPPLFAPGPMMPLASPAAGGAGPDGALDVMARLRGTRHVDLRAVPPDPTLSSLLPPQFCLRHGLVPWSFTDGQVIFAADRPDSFAASLPLIRQEVADLAIVAQRPVLADRAQIQAHVSSRHRAALTRAMATRVPEDQSSRSWTASTLDRVLLVALIVIGIGLAMAFFPTAALFALTAGAAVTLVISVLMKAAAALATLTAPAAPARPPHVPPGALPRISILVPLYRERDIASALIGHLEALKYPRDRLEILLVLEEHDEITRRAIAGNALPPWIRAIVVPDGTPRTKPRAMNYALDFCFGDIVGIYDAEDAPEADQLLRVAARFSAGPADLACLQGALDYYNPRQNWLARCFTVEYNTWFRLMMPGMARLGFALPLGGTTCFFRRDALELVGAWDAHNVTEDADLGFRLARHGLRTEMIATTTHEEAACHFVPWVKQRSRWLKGYLVTYFVQMRSPRRLLRDLGLWRFIGFNAHFVTALSSFILAPFLLSFWLFLLGLPHPLEPWLPHDMLVILTALFLLAELQNITLGVAATLRDSHRFLWPWVPTMHFYFPLGCLAAYKALYELVLRPFYWDKTSHGHSLVAPAPPARTQQPVATAAPVFRSRRRSNPVSDG, from the coding sequence ATGAGCAGGGATTCGCATGGCGCGAAACGGAACGGCAGCGCGGATGCCGTTCCCGTCACCTGGTTGGCCGAGGCGCCCCCGCTTTTCGCCCCCGGGCCGATGATGCCCCTCGCGTCGCCTGCTGCCGGTGGCGCAGGGCCTGACGGGGCATTGGACGTCATGGCCCGTCTGCGCGGCACTCGCCATGTCGATCTGCGGGCGGTTCCACCGGATCCGACGCTGTCTTCGCTGCTGCCACCGCAATTCTGCCTGCGCCACGGGCTGGTGCCCTGGTCCTTTACCGATGGACAGGTGATTTTCGCGGCCGACCGTCCCGACAGCTTTGCCGCCAGCCTGCCATTGATCCGGCAGGAAGTCGCGGACCTGGCCATCGTGGCGCAGCGCCCGGTTCTGGCTGACCGCGCGCAGATCCAGGCCCATGTCTCCTCCCGTCACCGGGCCGCCCTGACCCGCGCCATGGCGACCCGCGTCCCCGAAGACCAAAGCTCTCGCAGCTGGACGGCCTCCACCCTGGACCGTGTGTTGCTGGTCGCCCTGATCGTGATTGGCATCGGCCTGGCGATGGCCTTCTTTCCCACTGCGGCGCTCTTTGCGCTGACGGCAGGCGCGGCGGTCACTCTGGTGATCTCCGTCCTGATGAAAGCTGCCGCAGCCCTGGCGACCCTGACGGCCCCCGCCGCCCCGGCCCGCCCGCCGCACGTGCCACCGGGCGCCCTGCCGCGCATCTCCATCCTCGTGCCCCTCTATCGGGAGCGTGACATCGCCAGCGCCCTGATCGGGCATCTTGAGGCGTTGAAATACCCCCGCGACCGGCTGGAAATTCTGCTGGTATTGGAAGAACATGACGAAATCACCCGCCGGGCCATCGCCGGTAACGCCCTGCCGCCCTGGATCCGCGCCATCGTGGTACCCGACGGTACGCCACGGACCAAGCCGCGGGCGATGAACTACGCGCTGGACTTCTGCTTTGGCGACATCGTAGGCATCTACGACGCTGAAGACGCGCCAGAGGCCGATCAATTGCTGCGCGTCGCGGCACGTTTTTCCGCAGGACCCGCCGATCTGGCCTGCCTGCAAGGGGCCCTAGATTACTACAATCCAAGGCAGAATTGGTTGGCGCGCTGCTTCACCGTTGAATACAACACCTGGTTCCGCCTGATGATGCCCGGCATGGCCCGGCTGGGATTTGCCCTGCCGCTGGGCGGTACCACCTGTTTCTTCCGGCGCGACGCGCTGGAGCTGGTCGGCGCCTGGGACGCGCATAATGTCACAGAAGACGCCGACCTGGGCTTTCGCCTGGCGCGTCACGGCCTTCGTACGGAGATGATCGCCACCACCACCCATGAAGAAGCGGCCTGCCATTTCGTTCCCTGGGTCAAGCAGCGGTCGCGCTGGCTCAAAGGGTACCTCGTCACCTATTTCGTCCAGATGCGCAGCCCGCGCCGATTGCTGCGCGACCTTGGCCTATGGCGGTTCATCGGCTTCAACGCCCATTTCGTCACGGCGCTGTCGTCCTTTATCCTGGCGCCGTTCCTGCTGTCGTTCTGGCTGTTCCTGCTGGGTCTGCCACACCCGTTGGAACCCTGGTTGCCGCATGACATGCTGGTGATCCTGACGGCGCTGTTTCTGCTGGCGGAATTGCAGAACATCACCCTGGGCGTCGCCGCGACCTTGCGCGACAGCCACCGTTTCCTGTGGCCCTGGGTGCCGACGATGCATTTCTATTTCCCTCTGGGCTGCCTGGCCGCTTACAAGGCGCTTTACGAGTTGGTGCTGCGCCCCTTCTATTGGGACAAGACCAGCCACGGCCATTCTCTCGTCGCGCCTGCCCCCCCTGCCCGGACGCAGCAGCCCGTTGCCACGGCGGCCCCGGTCTTCAGATCTCGCCGGCGGTCGAATCCAGTTTCAGACGGGTGA
- a CDS encoding GntR family transcriptional regulator, translated as MKTAPTDAYSLILEAIDVGIYRPGDRLVESELAERFGVSRTPVREALQRLETQSLLTRDGRSLIVASLDHNQLSELYVVRAELEALAARLAARHATQEEIRVLQDMVEEDRQIMGDPDALSRANRRFHRQIHLASHNLFLVQQLNLVHRSMALLATTSLAAEGRGEKALAEHHRIVQALANRDAGSAAEALRDHISKAFVTRLKLDSTAGEI; from the coding sequence ATGAAAACGGCGCCAACGGATGCCTATTCCCTGATCCTGGAGGCGATCGACGTGGGCATCTATCGCCCAGGAGACCGGCTGGTGGAGAGTGAGCTGGCAGAGCGGTTCGGCGTCTCCCGGACCCCGGTCCGGGAGGCGTTGCAGCGGCTGGAAACCCAAAGCCTGCTGACCCGCGACGGGCGGTCGCTGATTGTCGCCTCGCTGGATCATAACCAATTGTCGGAACTCTATGTGGTTCGGGCAGAGCTGGAAGCGCTGGCCGCCCGTCTTGCCGCCCGCCACGCCACGCAAGAGGAAATCCGCGTCTTGCAGGATATGGTGGAGGAAGACCGCCAGATCATGGGCGACCCTGACGCCCTGTCGCGCGCGAACCGGCGGTTTCATCGACAAATTCACCTGGCATCGCACAACCTCTTCCTGGTGCAGCAGCTGAACCTTGTGCATCGGTCCATGGCGCTGCTGGCGACCACCTCCCTTGCCGCGGAGGGCCGTGGCGAGAAGGCGTTGGCCGAGCATCATCGCATCGTGCAGGCGCTGGCCAACCGTGACGCGGGCAGCGCGGCTGAGGCGTTGCGCGATCATATTTCCAAGGCCTTTGTCACCCGTCTGAAACTGGATTCGACCGCCGGCGAGATCTGA
- a CDS encoding pyrimidine 5'-nucleotidase yields MARADFSHVRTWVFDLDNTLYPPAARLFDQIEQRMTDWVMRELRVPREEANRLRTEYWATYGTTLAGLMDLHGVDPGPYLEEVHEIDFTVLRADALLASHLRELPGRRIVFTNGSAPYALRVLEARGLAGLFDAVYGVEHAGFRPKPERAAFETVFTSDGLTGTTAAMFEDDPRNLRVPHEMGLRCVHVAPEPLADRPDHVHYHTPDLTDFLGRLI; encoded by the coding sequence ATGGCACGCGCTGATTTCTCACATGTTCGCACCTGGGTCTTTGACCTGGACAATACCCTGTATCCGCCCGCCGCCCGCCTGTTCGACCAGATCGAGCAACGGATGACCGACTGGGTGATGCGCGAACTGCGCGTCCCTCGGGAGGAAGCGAACCGGCTGCGCACCGAATATTGGGCGACCTACGGCACCACGCTGGCCGGGCTGATGGACCTGCACGGCGTAGATCCCGGCCCCTATCTGGAAGAGGTGCACGAGATCGATTTCACCGTGCTTCGGGCCGACGCCCTGTTGGCGTCGCATTTGCGGGAATTGCCGGGCCGGAGGATCGTTTTCACCAATGGCTCTGCCCCCTATGCCCTCCGGGTGCTGGAAGCACGGGGCCTGGCGGGGTTGTTCGATGCGGTCTACGGCGTGGAACATGCCGGTTTCCGCCCCAAGCCGGAGCGCGCCGCCTTCGAGACGGTGTTCACCTCCGACGGGCTGACCGGCACCACCGCCGCGATGTTCGAGGACGACCCCCGCAATCTGCGCGTCCCGCACGAGATGGGGTTGCGCTGCGTGCATGTCGCCCCCGAACCCCTCGCGGATCGGCCGGACCATGTGCATTATCACACGCCCGACCTGACCGATTTCCTGGGGCGGCTGATCTGA